A portion of the Rhinopithecus roxellana isolate Shanxi Qingling chromosome 19, ASM756505v1, whole genome shotgun sequence genome contains these proteins:
- the LOC104682717 gene encoding myosin light polypeptide 6-like, which produces MCDFTEDQTAEFKEAFQLFDRTGDGKILYNKYGDVMRALGQNPTNTEVLKVLGNPKSNAMNVKVLDFEHLPPILQTVAKNKDQGTCEDYVQGLQVFDKEGNGTVMGVEFWLVLVTLGEKITEEEVEVLVAGNEGSNGCIDHEAFVRHILSG; this is translated from the coding sequence atgtgtgacttcaccgaGGACCAGACTGCAGAGTTCAAGGAGGCCTTCCAGCTGTTTGACCGAACAGGTGATGGCAAGATCCTGTACAACAAATATGGGGATGTGATGAGGGCACTGGGTCAGAACCCCACCAACACTGAGGTGCTCAAGGTTCTGGGGAACCCCAAGAGTAATGCGATGAATGTGAAGGTGCTAGACTTTGAGCACCTTCCGCCCATACTGCAGACGGTGGCCAAGAACAAGGACCAGGGAACCTGTGAAGATTATGTACAAGGACTTCAGGTATTTGACAAGGAAGGAAATGGCACCGTCATGGGTGTTGAATTCTGGCTTGTTCTTGTCACACTGGGTGAGAAGATAACAGAGGAAGAGGTAGAGGTGCTGGTGGCAGGGAATGAGGGCAGCAATGGTTGTATCGACCATGAAGCATTTGTGAGGCACATCCTGTCGGGGTGA